One part of the Raphanus sativus cultivar WK10039 chromosome 7, ASM80110v3, whole genome shotgun sequence genome encodes these proteins:
- the LOC108814292 gene encoding uncharacterized protein LOC108814292 isoform X4 has protein sequence MLALMNCASSSFSSSSSSSSSPTSSSSCSPRENMVLESGGDVSSPSFSSDTKLSSEELKKEIASIELEILHMERYLLSLYRKSFEQQVSSLPNLSAKTLPRSVTTSQSSFTLSNNYQSYEKPISYPRSFNTSLKALSLREGTREVSGKQSLGELLGSSHIVDDHNNFINPNKLSEDIMRCISSVYRTLSRSSSTRRDSSACFSASPLSSLSNSSTIFSSKSEKWSLHCASEDHLMNHSQDQGNVLPCGAFVVDSLKVHLDDSSFSYAALMLQNFRSLVRNLEKVDPSRMKREEKLAFWINIHNALVMHAYLAYGTHNRARNTSVLKAAYDVGGYHINPFIIQSSILGIRPHYSSSPSPLLQTLFSPSRKSKTCSVRHVYALEYPEALAHFAISSGAFTDPTVRVYTADRIFRDLRQAKKEFIRSNVRVHKGTKILLPKIFQHYVKDMAVDVSKLMEATAQCLPEDARRIAEKCLKEKKSKSFEWLPENLSFRYVIAGELVGGRNKTL, from the exons ATGTTGGCTCTCATGAAttgtgcttcttcttctttctcatcctcttcatcttcttcttcctctccgacttcttcttcttcatgttcTCCGAG AGAGAACATGGTTCTGGAGAGTGGTGGTGATGTGTCATCTCCAAGTTTCTCTTCAGACACAAAACTT tcTTCAGAAGAATTGAAGAAGGAGATTGCTTCAATCGAGTTAGAGATTCTACACATGGAACGTTATCTATTGTCACTATACAGAAAATCTTTTGAACAGCAAGTTTCTTCCTTGCCTAACCTCTCTGCAAAAACGTTACCACGTTCAGTGACTACTTCACAATCATCATTCACTCTCTCAAATAACTACCAATCTTACGAGAAACCGATCTCATATCCTCGGAGTTTCAACACTAGCTTGAAAGCCTTATCTTTAAGG GAGGGGACTAGAGAGGTATCTGGTAAGCAGAGTCTTGGAGAGCTTCTTGGATCATCTCACATAGTTGATGATCACAACAACTTTATTAACCCGAATAAACTCTCTGAAGATATCATGAGATGCATATCTTCTGTGTACCGTACACTTTCAAGAAGCTCATCAACCAGAAGAGACTCCTCCGCTTGCTTCTCTGCTTCTCCACTTTCATCATTGTCGAATTCATCAACCATTTTCTCTTCAAAATCCGAGAAATGGAGCCTGCATTGCGCTAGTGAGGATCATTTGATGAATCATAGTCAAGATCAAGGCAATGTTTTGCCTTGTGGTGCTTTTGTAGTAGATTCTCTGAAAGTACACTTGGATGATAGTAGTTTCAGTTACGCTGCTCTTATGCTGCAAAACTTCAG ATCACTGGTTCGGAATCTTGAGAAAGTTGATCCGAGTAGGATGAAACGTGAAGAGAAGCTTGCGTTTTGGATTAACATTCACAATGCTCTTGTGATGCAT gCTTATTTAGCTTATGGAACTCACAACCGTGCAAGAAACACCTCGGTTTTGAAG gCAGCTTATGATGTTGGAGGCTATCACATAAACCCTTTCATCATACAAAGTTCAATCCTAGGAATCAGGCCTCATTactcatcatcaccatcacct TTACTCCAGACACTGTTTTCACCTTCAAGAAAGTCCAAAACTTGCAGTGTTAGACACGTTTACGCATTGGAATACCCCGAGGCTTTAGCTCATTTCGCTATTTCTTCAGGAGCATTCACAGATCCCACG GTTCGAGTTTACACTGCGGATAGAATCTTTAGAGATCTAAGACAAGCGAAGAAAGAGTTTATCAGAAGCAATGTTCGTGTTCACAAAGGGACAAAGATATTGTTGCCAAAGATCTTTCAGCATTATGTTAAAGACATGGCTGTGGATGTGTCTAAGCTCATGGAAGCAACAGCTCAGTGTTTACCAGAGGATGCGAGGAGGATCGCTGAGAAATgtttgaaggagaagaagagtaaGAGTTTTGAATGGTTACCTGAAAATTTGAGTTTCCGGTATGTCATTGCTGGAGAATTGGTCGGAGGAAGAAACAAGACCTTATGA
- the LOC108814292 gene encoding uncharacterized protein LOC108814292 isoform X1 has translation MLALMNCASSSFSSSSSSSSSPTSSSSCSPSNRENMVLESGGDVSSPSFSSDTKLIDKSIITHKNSNLCRIPKSSEELKKEIASIELEILHMERYLLSLYRKSFEQQVSSLPNLSAKTLPRSVTTSQSSFTLSNNYQSYEKPISYPRSFNTSLKALSLREGTREVSGKQSLGELLGSSHIVDDHNNFINPNKLSEDIMRCISSVYRTLSRSSSTRRDSSACFSASPLSSLSNSSTIFSSKSEKWSLHCASEDHLMNHSQDQGNVLPCGAFVVDSLKVHLDDSSFSYAALMLQNFRSLVRNLEKVDPSRMKREEKLAFWINIHNALVMHAYLAYGTHNRARNTSVLKAAYDVGGYHINPFIIQSSILGIRPHYSSSPSPLLQTLFSPSRKSKTCSVRHVYALEYPEALAHFAISSGAFTDPTVRVYTADRIFRDLRQAKKEFIRSNVRVHKGTKILLPKIFQHYVKDMAVDVSKLMEATAQCLPEDARRIAEKCLKEKKSKSFEWLPENLSFRYVIAGELVGGRNKTL, from the exons ATGTTGGCTCTCATGAAttgtgcttcttcttctttctcatcctcttcatcttcttcttcctctccgacttcttcttcttcatgttcTCCGAG CAACAGAGAGAACATGGTTCTGGAGAGTGGTGGTGATGTGTCATCTCCAAGTTTCTCTTCAGACACAAAACTT ATTGATAAGAGTATAATTACTCACAAAAACTCCAATCTCTGTCGCATTCCAAAG tcTTCAGAAGAATTGAAGAAGGAGATTGCTTCAATCGAGTTAGAGATTCTACACATGGAACGTTATCTATTGTCACTATACAGAAAATCTTTTGAACAGCAAGTTTCTTCCTTGCCTAACCTCTCTGCAAAAACGTTACCACGTTCAGTGACTACTTCACAATCATCATTCACTCTCTCAAATAACTACCAATCTTACGAGAAACCGATCTCATATCCTCGGAGTTTCAACACTAGCTTGAAAGCCTTATCTTTAAGG GAGGGGACTAGAGAGGTATCTGGTAAGCAGAGTCTTGGAGAGCTTCTTGGATCATCTCACATAGTTGATGATCACAACAACTTTATTAACCCGAATAAACTCTCTGAAGATATCATGAGATGCATATCTTCTGTGTACCGTACACTTTCAAGAAGCTCATCAACCAGAAGAGACTCCTCCGCTTGCTTCTCTGCTTCTCCACTTTCATCATTGTCGAATTCATCAACCATTTTCTCTTCAAAATCCGAGAAATGGAGCCTGCATTGCGCTAGTGAGGATCATTTGATGAATCATAGTCAAGATCAAGGCAATGTTTTGCCTTGTGGTGCTTTTGTAGTAGATTCTCTGAAAGTACACTTGGATGATAGTAGTTTCAGTTACGCTGCTCTTATGCTGCAAAACTTCAG ATCACTGGTTCGGAATCTTGAGAAAGTTGATCCGAGTAGGATGAAACGTGAAGAGAAGCTTGCGTTTTGGATTAACATTCACAATGCTCTTGTGATGCAT gCTTATTTAGCTTATGGAACTCACAACCGTGCAAGAAACACCTCGGTTTTGAAG gCAGCTTATGATGTTGGAGGCTATCACATAAACCCTTTCATCATACAAAGTTCAATCCTAGGAATCAGGCCTCATTactcatcatcaccatcacct TTACTCCAGACACTGTTTTCACCTTCAAGAAAGTCCAAAACTTGCAGTGTTAGACACGTTTACGCATTGGAATACCCCGAGGCTTTAGCTCATTTCGCTATTTCTTCAGGAGCATTCACAGATCCCACG GTTCGAGTTTACACTGCGGATAGAATCTTTAGAGATCTAAGACAAGCGAAGAAAGAGTTTATCAGAAGCAATGTTCGTGTTCACAAAGGGACAAAGATATTGTTGCCAAAGATCTTTCAGCATTATGTTAAAGACATGGCTGTGGATGTGTCTAAGCTCATGGAAGCAACAGCTCAGTGTTTACCAGAGGATGCGAGGAGGATCGCTGAGAAATgtttgaaggagaagaagagtaaGAGTTTTGAATGGTTACCTGAAAATTTGAGTTTCCGGTATGTCATTGCTGGAGAATTGGTCGGAGGAAGAAACAAGACCTTATGA
- the LOC108814292 gene encoding uncharacterized protein LOC108814292 isoform X3 yields the protein MLALMNCASSSFSSSSSSSSSPTSSSSCSPSNRENMVLESGGDVSSPSFSSDTKLSSEELKKEIASIELEILHMERYLLSLYRKSFEQQVSSLPNLSAKTLPRSVTTSQSSFTLSNNYQSYEKPISYPRSFNTSLKALSLREGTREVSGKQSLGELLGSSHIVDDHNNFINPNKLSEDIMRCISSVYRTLSRSSSTRRDSSACFSASPLSSLSNSSTIFSSKSEKWSLHCASEDHLMNHSQDQGNVLPCGAFVVDSLKVHLDDSSFSYAALMLQNFRSLVRNLEKVDPSRMKREEKLAFWINIHNALVMHAYLAYGTHNRARNTSVLKAAYDVGGYHINPFIIQSSILGIRPHYSSSPSPLLQTLFSPSRKSKTCSVRHVYALEYPEALAHFAISSGAFTDPTVRVYTADRIFRDLRQAKKEFIRSNVRVHKGTKILLPKIFQHYVKDMAVDVSKLMEATAQCLPEDARRIAEKCLKEKKSKSFEWLPENLSFRYVIAGELVGGRNKTL from the exons ATGTTGGCTCTCATGAAttgtgcttcttcttctttctcatcctcttcatcttcttcttcctctccgacttcttcttcttcatgttcTCCGAG CAACAGAGAGAACATGGTTCTGGAGAGTGGTGGTGATGTGTCATCTCCAAGTTTCTCTTCAGACACAAAACTT tcTTCAGAAGAATTGAAGAAGGAGATTGCTTCAATCGAGTTAGAGATTCTACACATGGAACGTTATCTATTGTCACTATACAGAAAATCTTTTGAACAGCAAGTTTCTTCCTTGCCTAACCTCTCTGCAAAAACGTTACCACGTTCAGTGACTACTTCACAATCATCATTCACTCTCTCAAATAACTACCAATCTTACGAGAAACCGATCTCATATCCTCGGAGTTTCAACACTAGCTTGAAAGCCTTATCTTTAAGG GAGGGGACTAGAGAGGTATCTGGTAAGCAGAGTCTTGGAGAGCTTCTTGGATCATCTCACATAGTTGATGATCACAACAACTTTATTAACCCGAATAAACTCTCTGAAGATATCATGAGATGCATATCTTCTGTGTACCGTACACTTTCAAGAAGCTCATCAACCAGAAGAGACTCCTCCGCTTGCTTCTCTGCTTCTCCACTTTCATCATTGTCGAATTCATCAACCATTTTCTCTTCAAAATCCGAGAAATGGAGCCTGCATTGCGCTAGTGAGGATCATTTGATGAATCATAGTCAAGATCAAGGCAATGTTTTGCCTTGTGGTGCTTTTGTAGTAGATTCTCTGAAAGTACACTTGGATGATAGTAGTTTCAGTTACGCTGCTCTTATGCTGCAAAACTTCAG ATCACTGGTTCGGAATCTTGAGAAAGTTGATCCGAGTAGGATGAAACGTGAAGAGAAGCTTGCGTTTTGGATTAACATTCACAATGCTCTTGTGATGCAT gCTTATTTAGCTTATGGAACTCACAACCGTGCAAGAAACACCTCGGTTTTGAAG gCAGCTTATGATGTTGGAGGCTATCACATAAACCCTTTCATCATACAAAGTTCAATCCTAGGAATCAGGCCTCATTactcatcatcaccatcacct TTACTCCAGACACTGTTTTCACCTTCAAGAAAGTCCAAAACTTGCAGTGTTAGACACGTTTACGCATTGGAATACCCCGAGGCTTTAGCTCATTTCGCTATTTCTTCAGGAGCATTCACAGATCCCACG GTTCGAGTTTACACTGCGGATAGAATCTTTAGAGATCTAAGACAAGCGAAGAAAGAGTTTATCAGAAGCAATGTTCGTGTTCACAAAGGGACAAAGATATTGTTGCCAAAGATCTTTCAGCATTATGTTAAAGACATGGCTGTGGATGTGTCTAAGCTCATGGAAGCAACAGCTCAGTGTTTACCAGAGGATGCGAGGAGGATCGCTGAGAAATgtttgaaggagaagaagagtaaGAGTTTTGAATGGTTACCTGAAAATTTGAGTTTCCGGTATGTCATTGCTGGAGAATTGGTCGGAGGAAGAAACAAGACCTTATGA
- the LOC108814292 gene encoding uncharacterized protein LOC108814292 isoform X2, with product MLALMNCASSSFSSSSSSSSSPTSSSSCSPRENMVLESGGDVSSPSFSSDTKLIDKSIITHKNSNLCRIPKSSEELKKEIASIELEILHMERYLLSLYRKSFEQQVSSLPNLSAKTLPRSVTTSQSSFTLSNNYQSYEKPISYPRSFNTSLKALSLREGTREVSGKQSLGELLGSSHIVDDHNNFINPNKLSEDIMRCISSVYRTLSRSSSTRRDSSACFSASPLSSLSNSSTIFSSKSEKWSLHCASEDHLMNHSQDQGNVLPCGAFVVDSLKVHLDDSSFSYAALMLQNFRSLVRNLEKVDPSRMKREEKLAFWINIHNALVMHAYLAYGTHNRARNTSVLKAAYDVGGYHINPFIIQSSILGIRPHYSSSPSPLLQTLFSPSRKSKTCSVRHVYALEYPEALAHFAISSGAFTDPTVRVYTADRIFRDLRQAKKEFIRSNVRVHKGTKILLPKIFQHYVKDMAVDVSKLMEATAQCLPEDARRIAEKCLKEKKSKSFEWLPENLSFRYVIAGELVGGRNKTL from the exons ATGTTGGCTCTCATGAAttgtgcttcttcttctttctcatcctcttcatcttcttcttcctctccgacttcttcttcttcatgttcTCCGAG AGAGAACATGGTTCTGGAGAGTGGTGGTGATGTGTCATCTCCAAGTTTCTCTTCAGACACAAAACTT ATTGATAAGAGTATAATTACTCACAAAAACTCCAATCTCTGTCGCATTCCAAAG tcTTCAGAAGAATTGAAGAAGGAGATTGCTTCAATCGAGTTAGAGATTCTACACATGGAACGTTATCTATTGTCACTATACAGAAAATCTTTTGAACAGCAAGTTTCTTCCTTGCCTAACCTCTCTGCAAAAACGTTACCACGTTCAGTGACTACTTCACAATCATCATTCACTCTCTCAAATAACTACCAATCTTACGAGAAACCGATCTCATATCCTCGGAGTTTCAACACTAGCTTGAAAGCCTTATCTTTAAGG GAGGGGACTAGAGAGGTATCTGGTAAGCAGAGTCTTGGAGAGCTTCTTGGATCATCTCACATAGTTGATGATCACAACAACTTTATTAACCCGAATAAACTCTCTGAAGATATCATGAGATGCATATCTTCTGTGTACCGTACACTTTCAAGAAGCTCATCAACCAGAAGAGACTCCTCCGCTTGCTTCTCTGCTTCTCCACTTTCATCATTGTCGAATTCATCAACCATTTTCTCTTCAAAATCCGAGAAATGGAGCCTGCATTGCGCTAGTGAGGATCATTTGATGAATCATAGTCAAGATCAAGGCAATGTTTTGCCTTGTGGTGCTTTTGTAGTAGATTCTCTGAAAGTACACTTGGATGATAGTAGTTTCAGTTACGCTGCTCTTATGCTGCAAAACTTCAG ATCACTGGTTCGGAATCTTGAGAAAGTTGATCCGAGTAGGATGAAACGTGAAGAGAAGCTTGCGTTTTGGATTAACATTCACAATGCTCTTGTGATGCAT gCTTATTTAGCTTATGGAACTCACAACCGTGCAAGAAACACCTCGGTTTTGAAG gCAGCTTATGATGTTGGAGGCTATCACATAAACCCTTTCATCATACAAAGTTCAATCCTAGGAATCAGGCCTCATTactcatcatcaccatcacct TTACTCCAGACACTGTTTTCACCTTCAAGAAAGTCCAAAACTTGCAGTGTTAGACACGTTTACGCATTGGAATACCCCGAGGCTTTAGCTCATTTCGCTATTTCTTCAGGAGCATTCACAGATCCCACG GTTCGAGTTTACACTGCGGATAGAATCTTTAGAGATCTAAGACAAGCGAAGAAAGAGTTTATCAGAAGCAATGTTCGTGTTCACAAAGGGACAAAGATATTGTTGCCAAAGATCTTTCAGCATTATGTTAAAGACATGGCTGTGGATGTGTCTAAGCTCATGGAAGCAACAGCTCAGTGTTTACCAGAGGATGCGAGGAGGATCGCTGAGAAATgtttgaaggagaagaagagtaaGAGTTTTGAATGGTTACCTGAAAATTTGAGTTTCCGGTATGTCATTGCTGGAGAATTGGTCGGAGGAAGAAACAAGACCTTATGA